The Pseudomonadota bacterium genome contains a region encoding:
- the tssA gene encoding type VI secretion system protein TssA, whose protein sequence is MSSKKEISKKQTQKEDCDPILKPFEGKEPAGVFLAYDPVYNKIRLARQEDDPMLPQGVWKKTLKVANFKEVEKLATDALSTRTKDFQLMAWLIEAWIKLYQLQGLIRGLKLLNDLCLSFWETGYPPLKRGDNDYRLAPFHWLNEKLSSRLCETFITEKSLSQTVSYRFLDWKEALGLEKIFQKSESPEELEQKAQNEGRPILKNIQAAIAKTPNTFYQTLSESLEAALKETETLEKFLLTHYQSSEISLYTLRRSLKDILNLIDQIKAERKEDVSAEKIEQRRDPVSSSSESTEETPLKDLPLSETLPPSRKQETTPKETPIEKSQTSVSSFNSREEAYRLLQEIQTFLMETEPHSLSPYLIKRALQWEHMSLEEVFQDVLNETTDLNQFLTFLGIQKTSHPSVSE, encoded by the coding sequence ATGTCCTCAAAAAAAGAAATTTCAAAAAAACAAACTCAAAAAGAAGATTGTGATCCTATTTTAAAACCTTTTGAGGGTAAAGAGCCTGCTGGTGTTTTTCTTGCCTATGACCCAGTATATAATAAAATTCGCTTAGCACGACAAGAAGATGACCCCATGTTGCCTCAAGGTGTTTGGAAAAAAACCCTAAAAGTGGCCAACTTCAAGGAGGTTGAAAAACTCGCAACGGACGCTCTTTCAACACGAACTAAAGACTTTCAGCTTATGGCTTGGCTTATTGAGGCATGGATTAAGCTTTATCAATTACAAGGTCTTATTCGAGGATTAAAACTGCTTAATGACCTTTGTCTTTCTTTTTGGGAAACGGGGTATCCGCCTTTAAAAAGAGGGGATAATGACTACCGTTTGGCCCCTTTTCATTGGCTCAATGAAAAGCTTTCTTCCCGGCTTTGTGAAACATTCATCACTGAAAAGTCACTCTCTCAAACTGTTTCTTATCGATTTTTAGATTGGAAAGAAGCTTTGGGTCTTGAAAAGATATTTCAAAAATCCGAATCTCCAGAAGAACTAGAACAAAAAGCACAAAATGAAGGACGCCCTATTTTAAAAAATATTCAAGCAGCCATTGCTAAGACACCCAATACTTTTTATCAAACGCTTTCTGAAAGCCTTGAAGCTGCTCTGAAAGAAACCGAGACGCTTGAGAAATTTCTTCTTACACATTATCAATCTTCTGAAATCTCGCTTTATACACTGCGTCGGAGCCTCAAAGATATTCTTAATCTCATAGATCAGATCAAAGCTGAACGCAAAGAGGATGTTTCTGCAGAAAAAATAGAACAAAGAAGAGATCCTGTTTCCTCTTCATCAGAATCTACAGAAGAAACGCCCCTCAAAGATTTACCCTTGTCAGAAACTCTTCCACCTTCCAGAAAGCAGGAGACAACTCCAAAAGAAACTCCCATAGAGAAGAGCCAAACTTCTGTATCGTCTTTTAATTCTCGAGAGGAAGCCTATCGTCTTTTACAAGAGATTCAGACTTTTCTTATGGAAACAGAACCCCATAGCCTTTCTCCTTATCTCATTAAACGCGCTCTTCAATGGGAACACATGAGCCTCGAAGAAGTTTTTCAGGATGTTTTGAATGAAACCACTGATTTAAATCAATTTTTAACATTTTTAGGAATTCAAAAAACATCTCATCCTTCTGTTTCTGAATAG
- a CDS encoding Fic family protein — protein sequence MAHFWFVTIHPFDDGNGRIARAQTDLLLTRSDQSQEHFYSMSCKIEQIRKIYYDMLEGGQKGTLDITEWLLWFLKCIEQAIKDSEKIFAITLNKSQFWKKANSYVLNDRHKKVLNLMLENFEGNLTTSKYAKLTKCSQDTALRDIKKLLDYNLLQKNPSGGRSTSYLLT from the coding sequence ATTGCTCATTTTTGGTTTGTTACCATCCATCCTTTTGATGATGGAAATGGTCGTATTGCTCGTGCTCAAACAGATTTGCTGCTCACACGTTCAGATCAATCTCAAGAACATTTTTATAGTATGTCTTGTAAAATAGAGCAGATACGTAAAATTTATTACGATATGCTTGAAGGGGGGCAGAAAGGAACATTGGATATTACAGAGTGGCTTTTATGGTTTTTAAAATGTATTGAACAAGCCATTAAAGATTCTGAAAAAATTTTTGCCATTACTTTAAATAAAAGCCAATTCTGGAAAAAAGCCAACAGCTATGTTCTCAATGATCGGCATAAGAAAGTTCTAAATCTTATGTTAGAAAATTTTGAGGGCAACTTAACAACGAGTAAGTATGCAAAATTAACAAAGTGTTCTCAAGATACCGCCCTTCGAGATATTAAAAAGCTTCTTGATTATAATCTGCTTCAAAAAAATCCTTCTGGAGGCAGAAGCACAAGTTATTTGTTAACCTAA
- a CDS encoding GNAT family N-acetyltransferase has product MQKENIHIEPATLSEYPTLQNLARFYLYDMTRYCGFISEDWACPENGLYECNDFKKYFEEASCKAYFIRVKKELAGFVLLNKNGTSPKTDWNMGEFFVLSKFQGKGVAPYVAHQIWQDHKGQWEIAVIPENIKALTFWRKAVSNFTGKNYTEEVKTIDYDEDQPKRHVLSFRVDSKS; this is encoded by the coding sequence ATTCAAAAAGAAAATATTCATATTGAACCCGCAACTCTTTCAGAATATCCAACTCTTCAAAATCTTGCGCGTTTTTATCTCTATGACATGACACGCTATTGTGGATTTATTTCAGAGGATTGGGCATGCCCAGAAAATGGTCTTTATGAATGCAATGACTTTAAAAAATATTTTGAAGAGGCTTCTTGTAAAGCATATTTTATACGGGTTAAAAAAGAATTGGCAGGCTTTGTTCTTCTAAATAAGAATGGTACTTCTCCTAAAACAGATTGGAATATGGGAGAATTTTTTGTTCTCTCTAAATTTCAAGGAAAAGGCGTTGCTCCTTATGTTGCTCACCAAATTTGGCAGGATCATAAAGGTCAATGGGAAATTGCTGTGATTCCTGAAAATATAAAAGCTCTTACTTTTTGGCGAAAAGCAGTATCCAATTTTACGGGAAAAAATTATACTGAAGAGGTTAAAACCATTGATTATGATGAAGATCAACCTAAAAGACATGTTTTGAGTTTTAGGGTGGATTCAAAAAGTTAA